The DNA region CAATTTTAAATGTCATCGGCGCTTTAATCTGGGCTATAACCTTCACAACTATGGGCTTTGCCTCTGGAAAAGCAATTTCTTTATTTCTTGATTTAAAAAGATATCAAATGCTAATACTCGGGATAATCTTGGGAATCGCTTTCGCAAGCGCGATGTTAAAAATTTCAAAAAGGAGGATAAACTATGAAAAAAGATAAATTATCCCGCCGTGAATTCGTCCAATTGACTGGTTCAATCTTGATCACTTCAATGACAACTTCAACGCTTCTGATACTTCTTCACGGTTGTAAAAAAGAGGATTCAAACCCAGTCCAACCACAGGATAAAACCTTCACAATAAAACTGAGAGAGCATCCAGAACTTTCTCAAGTTGGCGGGTTTAAAACATTCACCGTTAATTCAACACCAATAATTGTCTTTAGAACGGGACAAACAACTTTCAAAGCTCTTTCGCTTATATGCACACATCAGGGCTGTACCGTTAACTGGGTGAATTCATCAATGCAATTCCAATGTCCATGCCATGGCTCAAAATTTGATAAAGATGGAAATGTAATCCAAGGACCAGCGAGCAAAAACCTCCAATCTTATAGAACGGAGTATAAAAGCGACACAGACGAAGTCGTGATTTACCTTTAAAATTTCACCTTGAGACGAAACGCTCAATTATTGTTTCAATTCTCTCAAAATCGTATGGTTTCTCAATGAAGCCATTAAGTCCTTCCTCAGCCATCAGTGTTGCTGGTGATGGCTCAGTAAGGTAATATCCGCTTGTAAGAACAACACAAGCCGAAGGATTTATTTGACGAATTTTTCTGAATGTAGTTATGCCATCTATCGTCGGCAACCCGATATCAATAATTGCAAGGTCAATTTTATCAATGTTCATTTTGTAAAGTTCAATCGCTTTGTATCCATCATCAGTGTCAATCACAGTGTAACCTCTTGAAAGGAGATACTCTTTCAAAAGATATCGCAAACTCTCTTCATCCTCAACTATAAGCAAGGTTGCATGGGTAAGCTTCTCAACCTCAACTTCTAGTTTTTCTTCAACTTTCCTTTCAACCGCTGGAATAAAAATATAAAAACAAGTTCCCTCACCTAATTTTGACTCAAATGTTATATACCCGCCATGGGATGTGACAATCTTATAAACGATTGAAAGCCCAAGCCCTGTCCCTTTATCAGATGGTTTAGTTGTGAAAAATGGCTCAAAGATTTTACTTCTTATTTCCTCCGGTATCCCGATACCTGTGTCAGCAATTGAGATTTCAACATAGTCCTGAATTTTTGCGTCTGGGAACTTATGCTTAATTTCTTTATGAGAGACATTTCTCGCTCCGATTCGCAAAGTCCCACCTTCAGGCATTGCATCTCTTGCATTTATACACAGATTCATCAATGCCTGGACCATCTGTCCATAATCAACATTTATGAATTTTATAGCCTCGTCCACATAGGTTTCAACTTTTATATTTTCAGGAAAACTATGTGTCACAAGCATTTTGATCTCAGCAATAAGGTCCTTGACATCAACTGTGGTTAATTTTCCACCCTCTCTCCTTATAAAGTT from Candidatus Thermokryptus mobilis includes:
- a CDS encoding QcrA and Rieske domain-containing protein yields the protein MKKDKLSRREFVQLTGSILITSMTTSTLLILLHGCKKEDSNPVQPQDKTFTIKLREHPELSQVGGFKTFTVNSTPIIVFRTGQTTFKALSLICTHQGCTVNWVNSSMQFQCPCHGSKFDKDGNVIQGPASKNLQSYRTEYKSDTDEVVIYL